A region from the Drosophila bipectinata strain 14024-0381.07 chromosome 3R, DbipHiC1v2, whole genome shotgun sequence genome encodes:
- the LOC108121610 gene encoding pneumococcal serine-rich repeat protein has product MSSSICSHFTQNAWKKDLCSNCFKSKDEHKAAAAAAAAKSGSSKADILAKTDYPNKHKTPAKSIIKKAFGVRLTSSSGKSGSSKSGKVCFPKQLHEIIGYGGEWSDDDDDDDDHDFMNLGNEHDDMAITETDDEETIELKRITRANTDFNMNNGNLLGDAQENIKKSFAALKLGAPQVDKEGKKQTLTINVMPFGQPNSKSAKPESKGTAPAATPAKSKSKPATTSSTAIKSTTSSSSTTTTTASVAKKVTTTLTPTLIMTKSTTATAATSATVTSSSSSSSRDGKDSPPLAMAMEKSLLDEISETLEQKQKQSEQNSSSASTTGTSSSAGNSQTTSSSTTSSSKIKFELSALSDSPKPFLDLKKPIARNPPITRDQAKPKVNVCHKFSDTDSNCSDTENGVSAYYDVVETQLSYENLPDGKYSEQIGVATATASQTDSGNSHYSSSQYITDMLLSSKTRAASYNLHEGNFMTSKITSDGLIVTKCSSDDALDSTGSSFDGSSDEENAYNMIRSESDSGIGISLGSEYKNLGVAKGPSVPLLVEKKLSASTNNSDYEDIQIGDQAVAKPAVKSRELHGEPDGSADPDNSLEQKQQQAQQKETEQQLPALPKSPPPPMKVDARPSFLHGLKKPELPVKPLVNNPSSGSSNTPMKSFLGKRQPSCAEQQFMSQLQSAISKSSENLLLAKENLMAASDESKLKKGKAPNPPPEPKQLSAPPTPERDYSLVVEFEQAAEKVASSGSGCSGEQSSSTAENQSSPPVAGETPKAAATVAAANENNNNINSNLYTRKPALPLTGGAPVIREKDKRERAVINPKFRSLNTFVMQRANAAKQMQSAGSVLSLKQPMTPEPTPRNSRHLSMSEECLAAAGLDKKSPSASPPQKQKSKFSIKKFLRMGSNGGSTKSSDSGLAKKEGSMYTEICTGTEEGNASGKPRLVIIHPIDINPTAVEVVKDITKTSDSVSAQTVAVVTAKPPAPPLRSSASEGQRAHEANKPARPPPPKSAELRRKQKTELTATLSSSSVDSSALPASQVSGTGSVKLKADNVYANLGEIRSSIAPRKPERTASMREREAQLELVRKRGVLTDTISICSSNGENGATDQGKTLAKSSAGQESSSKAASTANSRTSTFERQPQKKSEPKMSISSKLEIFEQRSTNDASDAAQRSSLKDSVRKINSTIDSYLKDKRDYENMYEFVKMGSPQPGSGSTATPTASTATPPPPPTRTNIDLAAVAGQRLTQVARRNNIYSDTASIASYTRSEYGPVRNYGLNNSLANIPRMISASYAGSEVGEFDIYAPYSYYGSEAGGDVATDINDSVWGMPQANKNRSKATNRLRMRKGRSVVHKTIEDNYTAVVVANHEALAQVLDQLQQTPAVPAALRPLANAINLRYEDFTILEGAQAFVVGKKAFHAALWSSSPVTLALSADCNQLAGVGGELSQLTGGVSDVLNPVTEFCDLVPSYQLPLMPSTEVTLLQATISVLPRLQLETLQSIGAILKGKSQVLDKSNFNFRGSIPNLSGLKEGGNSALGGGNLRNVVSVQNLSTLNEESSSPTTSSGEDGATSANAMPAFDDVMTREVAFIMLQLVNGMKNLQAKAIEETPLSLSNVVLSKDMDNKDAQARLCVLQGNNNDDEEPMGTLCKCAHSALTDMLPPTKITPILADILQQERSDSLSKAKAVLEFVLWGPSDVALTGSLKERELALQRWLDLERATVLHGLVRTRVELTVYDECHLMFLVRSTAKMMNDAAKIVCSFQQANGTAGQD; this is encoded by the exons ATGTCGTCCTCGATATGTTCACACTTCACCCAGAATGCCTGGAAAAAGGACCTGTGCTCGAACTGTTTCAAGTCCAAGGACGAGCACAAGgctgccgcagcagcagcagctgccaaGTCTGGTAGCAGCAAAGCGGACATTCTGGCCAAGACGGATTACCCGAACAAGCACAAGACCCCGGCGAAGAGTATCATCAAAAAGGCCTTCGGGGTGAGGCTGACGAGCTCGAGTGGAAAATCTGGAAGCTCCAAGAGCGGAAAGGTGTGCTTCCCCAAGCAGCTGCACGAGATTATCGGCTATGGAGGCGAGTGGTCGgacgacgatgacgacgacgacgatcaCGACTTTATGAACCTGGGCAACGAGCACGACGACATGGCCATCACGGAGACGGACGACGAGGAGACCATCGAGCTCAAAAGAATCACCAGAGCCAACACGGACTTTAACATGAACAATGGCAACTTGCTGGGCGATGCCCAGGAGAATATTAAAAAGTCCTTTGCCGCTTTGAAGCTGGGCGCCCCTCAGGTCGATAAGGAGGGCAAGAAGCAGACTCTGACCATCAATGTGATGCCCTTCGGTCAGCCTAACTCGAAGAGTGCCAAGCCGGAAAGTAAGGGCACAGCCCCAGCAGCCACGCCTGCCAAATCGAAATCTAAGCCAGCGACCACAAGCAGCACAGCCATTAAGAGTACAACTAGTAGTAGTAGCACGACCACAACCACTGCCAGTGTGGCCAAGAAGGTGACCACCACCCTGACACCCACTCTGATAATGACGAAGAGCACCACAGCCACGGCGGCCACCAGTGCCACTGTGACTTCAtcttcatcatcatcgtccCGGGACGGCAAGGACAGTCCTCCTCTTGCCATGGCCATGGAGAAGTCCCTGCTGGACGAGATATCCGAGACGCTGGAGCAGAAACAGAAGCAGAGCGAACAGAACAGCTCATCGGCCAGCACAACCGGAACATCGTCTTCCGCCGGAAATAGCCAAACTACCAGTTCTAGTACTACTTCTTCCAGTAAGATTAAATTCGAGCTAAGTGCCCTCAGCGATTCCCCGAAGCCATTTCTCGACCTTAAGAAGCCGATTGCCCGGAATCCCCCAATCACCCGAGACCAGGCCAAGCCCAAAGTAAATGTGTGCCACAAGTTCTCGGACACGGACAGCAACTGCTCCGACACGGAGAACGGTGTGTCCGCCTACTACGACGTGGTGGAGACCCAGCTGAGCTACGAGAACCTGCCGGATGGCAAATACTCCGAGCAGATCGGAGTGGCCACCGCCACAGCCTCTCAGACGGATTCGGGTAACTCCCACTACTCCAGCTCGCAGTACATCACCGACATGCTGTTGAGCTCCAAGACCCGGGCCGCCAGCTACAATCTGCACGAGGGCAACTTCATGACCTCGAAGATCACCTCCGACGGCTTGATTGTAACCAAATGCAGTTCGGACGACGCCCTGGACTCCACAGGAAGCAGCTTCGACGGCAGCTCGGACGAGGAGAACGCCTACAACATGATTCGCAGCGAATCGGACTCGGGAATCGGCATTAGCCTGGGCAGCGAATACAAGAACCTGGGCGTGGCCAAGGGTCCGTCAGTGCCGCTCTTGGTGGAGAAGAAGCTAAGTGCCAGTACCAACAACTCGGACTACGAGGACATCCAGATCGGAGACCAGGCGGTAGCCAAGCCGGCGGTGAAGAGTCGGGAGCTGCACGGTGAGCCCGATGGCAGCGCAGATCCGGACAACAGTTTGGAGCAGAAACAGCAGCAGGCTCAGCAGAAGGAGACTGAACAGCAACTGCCAGCCCTGCCAAAGTCTCCGCCACCACCCATGAAAGTGGATGCCCGACCATCGTTCCTTCATGGCCTGAAAAAGCCAGAGCTGCCCGTGAAGCCCCTGGTGAACAATCCCAGCAGTGGCAGTAGTAACACTCCAATGAAGAGCTTCCTGGGTAAGCGACAGCCCAGTTGTGCGGAACAGCAGTTCATGAGCCAACTGCAGTCGGCCATTTCCAAGTCCAGTGAAAATCTGCTTCTGGCCAAAGAGAATCTAATGGCCGCTTCGGATGAGTCCAAGCTGAAAAAGGGCAAGGCTCCGAACCCGCCGCCGGAGCCGAAACAGCTCAGCGCTCCGCCCACGCCGGAACGAGATTACAGTCTGGTAGTTGAGTTCGAGCAGGCGGCGGAAAAGGTTGCGTCATCCGGCTCGGGCTGCTCAGGTGAGCAATCGTCATCGACGGCGGAAAACCAATCATCGCCACCAGTTGCAGGCGAGACACCAAAGGCAGCTGCCACAGTCGCCGCAGCCAAcgagaacaacaacaacatcaacagcaaTCTGTATACCCGCAAGCCGGCTCTTCCCCTCACCGGTGGAGCTCCCGTAATCCGAGAGAAAGACAAGCGCGAGCGCGCCGTGATTAATCCCAAGTTCCGGAGCTTAAACACCTTTGTGATGCAGCGAGCCAATGCCGCCAAGCAGATGCAATCCGCCGGCTCGGTTCTGAGCCTCAAACAGCCGATGACGCCGGAGCCGACGCCCCGGAACTCCAGGCACCTCTCCATGTCGGAGGAGTGTCTGGCCGCAGCCGGCTTGGACAAAAAATCCCCCTCGGCATCGCCGCCACAGAAACAGAAGTCCAAGTTCTCGATTAAGAAGTTCCTGCGCATGGGCAGCAACGGCGGCAGCACCAAGTCCAGTGACTCCGGTCTGGCCAAGAAGGAGGGCAGTATGTACACGGAGATCTGCACGGGCACCGAGGAGGGCAACGCATCCGGAAAACCCCGTCTGGTCATCATCCATCCCATTGACATTAATCCCACGGCCGTGGAAGTGGTGAAGGACATCACCAAGACGAGCGATTCGGTTTCGGCCCAGACGGTGGCGGTGGTTACGGCCAAGCCGCCAGCTCCCCCCCTCCGCTCCAGTGCCAGTGAGGGGCAGCGGGCCCACGAGGCGAACAAGCCGGCCCGCCCTCCGCCACCCAAGAGCGCCGAGCTGCGCCGGAAGCAGAAAACCGAGCTGACGGCCACCTTGAGCTCCAGCAGCGTGGACTCCAGTGCCCTGCCGGCCAGCCAGGTCTCCGGCACCGGATCCGTCAAGCTGAAGGCCGACAATGTCTACGCCAATTTGG GAGAAATCCGCTCCTCCATCGCACCAAGGAAACCAGAACGGACGGCCAGTATGCGGGAGCGGGAAGCGCAGCTGGAACTCGTAAGAAAGCGCGGCGTCCTCACCGACACTATCTCCATTTGCTCGTCAAACGGTGAGAATGGTGCGACGGATCAGGGCAAGACACTGGCCAAGTCCTCTGCCGGACAGGAGTCCTCCAGCAAGGCGGCCTCCACGGCCAACAGTCGGACCAGCACCTTTGAGCGCCAGCCCCAGAAGAAGAGTGAACCGAAGATGTCTATTTCCAGCAAGTTGGAAATTTTTGAGCAGCGCTCCACCAACGACGCCTCGGATGCTGCCCAGAGGAGCAGCCTGAAGGATTCGGTTCGAAAAATCAACAGCACTATCGATAGCTATCTGAAGGATAAACGCGACTACGAGAATATGTACGAGTTTGTCAAGATGGGCTCACCGCAGCCGGGTTCTGGAAGCACTGCCACGCCCACGGCATCCACAGCAACACCTCCGCCACCCCCGACAAGGACTAACATCGATCTGGCGGCGGTGGCTGGTCAGCGATTGACCCAGGTGGCCCGGAGGAACAATATCTACTCGGACACCGCCTCCATTGCCAGCTACACGCGCAGCGAGTACGGGCCGGTGCGAAACTACGGACTGAACAACAGCTTAG CCAACATTCCACGGATGATTTCCGCCTCGTATGCGGGTAGCGAGGTGGGAGAATTCGACATCTATGCTCCGTACAGCTACTATGGAAGCGAGGCTGGCGGCGATGTGGCCACGGACATCAATGACAGTGTTTGGGGCATGCCACAG GCCAACAAAAACCGCAGCAAGGCCACGAATCGTTTGCGCATGCGCAAAGGACGCAGTGTCGTGCACAAGACCATCGAGGACAACTACACCGCCGTGGTTGTGGCCAACCACGAGGCCCTGGCCCAGGTCCTTGATCAG CTTCAGCAAACTCCCGCAGTTCCGGCAGCACTGCGTCCTCTGGCCAATGCCATCAATTTGCGCTACGAGGACTTCACCATCCTGGAGGGTGCCCAGGCATTTGTTGTCGGCAAGAAGGCCTTCCATGCAGCGCTGTGGAGCTCGTCGCCCGTGACCCTTGCCCTTTCGGCCGACTGCAACCAGCTGGCGGGAGTGGGCGGAGAACTGAGCCAACTAACCGGCGGCGTGAGCGATGTCCTTAACCCGGTGACGGAGTTCTGCGACCTAGTGCCCAGCTACCAGCTGCCACTGATGCCCTCGACGGAGGTCACCCTGCTGCAGGCCACCATCTCGGTGCTGCCACGTCTGCAGCTGGAGACTCTTCAATCCATCGGGGCCATTCTTAAGGGAAAATCCCAGGTGCTGGACAAGAGCAACTTTAACTTCCGGGGATCTATTCCGAATCTGAGCGGTCTGAAGGAGGGCGGAAATTCGGCACTGGGCGGCGGTAATCTGAGGAATGTGGTCTCGGTGCAGAATCTGAGCACCCTAAACGAGGAATCCTCAAGCCCCACAACGAGTTCTGGAGAGGATGGTGCGACGAGTGCGAATGCCATGCCCGCATTTGATGATGTCATGACCCGGGAGGTGGCCTTCATCATGTTGCAACTGGTGAACGGAATGAAAAATTTGCAGGCCAAGGCGATTGAGGAGACGCCGCTCAGTCTTTCCAACGTGGTGCTGTCCAAGGACATGGACAATAAGGACGCCCAGGCGCGACTCTGCGTCCTGCAGGG caacaacaacgacgaCGAGGAGCCCATGGGCACCTTGTGCAAGTGCGCCCACTCCGCCCTTACCGACATGCTGCCTCCCACTAAAATCACCCCCATCCTGGCGGACATCCTGCAGCAGGAGCGCTCCGATTCCCTGTCCAAGGCAAAGGCCGTCTTGGAGTTTGTTCTGTGGGGCCCTTCGGATGTGGCGCTCACCGGATCGCTCAAGGAACGGGAACTGGCCCTCCAGCGCTGGTTGGATCTGGAGCGGGCCACCGTGCTCCATGGCCTGGTGCGAACCCGGGTGGAGTTGACCGTGTACGACGAGTGTCATCTAATGTTCCTCGTCCGATCCACGGCCAAGATGATGAACGATGCGGCCAAAATCGTGTGCAGTTTCCAGCAGGCTAATGGCACCGCTGGCCAGGACTAG
- the Cyp12a5 gene encoding probable cytochrome P450 12a5, mitochondrial yields the protein MLKRRLGLYLLQSQKAALSSTKQKRWQTNVAATNEARTDPEWLNAKPFEELPRANALSLFPKIAFPGGKYKNMEFMEMIEAMRQDYGDIFYLPGLMGTSAFLMTYNPEDFEVVFRNEGVWPLRPGSETLRYHRTVHGKDFFQGVEGIIPSQGKSWADFRSAVNPVLMQPKTVRLYYKKMSQVNQQFIQRIKDIRDPTTQEVPENFLETINRWTLESVSVVALDKQLGLLKDSEKDNEALELFKNLDEFFQLTTELEMKPSLWRYFKTPKLQRLMKALDGLRDITLTYVEEAIQRLEREAKEGVVKPESEQSVLEKLLKVDKKVATIMAMDMLVAGVDTTSSTFTALLLCLAKNPEKQEKLREEVMKVLPNKDTEFTEASMKNVPYLRACIKESQRIYPLTVGNARTLVRDTVVGGYRVPAGTNVSMCPLNSYSSDKYFPKATVFMPERWLRPAKDEPGQCPASDLRTKNPFVFLPFGFGARMCVGKRIVDMELELGIARLIRNFNVEFNYSTKNAFRSALVNLPNIPLKFKFSDLHN from the exons ATGCTTAAGAGGCGGTTAGGTCTATATTTGTTACAGTCGCAAAAAGCGGCTCTCTCTTCCACtaaacaaaaa AGATGGCAGACCAATGTGGCAGCAACAAACGAGGCTAGAACCGATCCGGAATGGTTGAATGCCAAACCCTTTGAAGAGCTTCCCCGTGCCAATGCTCTCTCCCTATTCCCAAAGATTGCCTTCCCGGGTGGCAAGTACAAGAACATGGAATTTATGGAAATGATAGAGGCCATGCGGCAGGATTACGGAGATATATTCTATTTGCCTGGATTAATGGGAACCTCTGCCTTTCTGATGACGTACAATCCCGAGGATTTCGAGGTGGTATTCAGAAACGAGGGCGTGTGGCCTCTTAGGCCGGGCAGCGAGACATTGAGATATCATCGGACAGTGCACGGGAAGGATTTCTTTCAGGGAGTGGAGGGCATTATTCCCTCGCAGGGTAAGTCCTGGGCCGACTTCCGATCTGCCGTGAACCCAGTGCTCATGCAGCCCAAAACTGTGAGGCTATATTACAAGAAAATGTCTCAGGTCAATCAGCAGTTTATACAGCG AATTAAAGACATAAGGGATCCTACGACCCAGGAGGTTCCTGAAAACTTTCTCGAAACCATCAACAGATGGACTTTGGAGTCTGTCTCTGTGGTGGCCCTGGACAAACAGCTGGGATTGCTCAAGGACTCTGAAAAGGACAATGAAGCCCTTGAGCTTTTTAAAAACCTTGACGAGTTTTTCCAGCTGACTACTGAACTGGAGATGAAACCTTCTCTTTGGCGATACTTCAAGACCCCTAAACTGCAACGACTGATGAAGGCTTTGGATGGTCTCAGGGATATAACGCTGACCTATGTAGAGGAGGCCATCCAGCGTTTGGAGAGAGAGGCCAAGGAAGGAGTGGTGAAGCCGGAGAGCGAGCAGAGTGTCCTGGAGAAGCTGCTGAAAGTGGACAAGAAAGTGGCCACAATCATGGCAATGGATATGCTTGTAGCGGGCGTGGATACG ACCTCTAGCACTTTTACTGCACTTTTATTGTGTCTTGCCAAAAATccagaaaaacaagaaaagctGCGAGAGGAGGTGATGAAGGTGCTACCCAACAAGGACACCGAGTTCACCGAGGCTTCCATGAAGAATGTACCTTACCTGCGAGCCTGTATTAAGGAATCGCAGCGGATATATCCTCTCACTGTTGGAAATGCTCGTACTCTTGTTAGGGACACTGTGGTTGGAGGATATCGTGTACCAGCTGGAACCAATGTCTCCATGTGTCCTTTAAATTCCTATTCTAGCGATAAGTACTTCCCAAAAGCTACTGTTTTCATGCCAGAACGATGGCTACGACCTGCTAAGGACGAGCCTGGACAATGTCCTGCAAGTGACCTGAGGACTAAGAATCCGTTTGTATTCCTGCCCTTCGGCTTCGGAGCACGAATGTGCGTGGGTAAACGTATTGTGGACATGGAACTGGAGCTGGGAATCGCTCGACTGATTCGAAACTTCAACGTAGAGTTTAATTATTCCACAAAGAACGCCTTCCGATCGGCTTTGGTGAATCTACCGAACATACCTCTCAAGTTTAAGTTTTCAGACTTGCACAACTAA
- the LOC108121523 gene encoding probable cytochrome P450 12a4, mitochondrial yields MLKALQTLSLNRSKNAIFSLGAQKRWQTNVAASEIREDPEWLEAKPFEEIPRVNTLSLIMKTALPGGKYKNIDLMDMFEGLRQDHGDIFLMPGVMGSPTFVMTSNPTDFEIVFRNEGIWPHRPGSDSLRYHREEKRKDFYQGVSGLIPSQGKAWGDFRSVVNPVLMQPKNVRLYYKKMSQVNREFVERIKELRDPETLEAPDDFINTINRWTLESVSVVALDKQLGLLKDSRSNVEALRLFEYLEEFFVVAADLEMKPSPWRYITTPKLKRVIRALDGIQEVTLAYIEEAIDRLDKEAKQGIVRPENEQSVLEKLLKMDKKVATIMAMDMLMAGVDTTSSTFTALLFCLTENPEKQEKLREEVMKVLPEKDSEFTEASMKNTPYLRACIKESMRIRPLVFGNGRALTKDTVLSGYKVPAGTLVTILSLNSYTKNEYFPQASEFLPERWLRSPKDSESQCPANSLKATHPFVFLPFGFGPRMCVGKRIVDMELELGLARIIRNFKVEFNYSTENAFKSALIKLPNIPLKFKFTDLPN; encoded by the exons ATGTTGAAAGCTCTACAAACTTTATCTCTAAATCGTTCTAAAAACGCGATCTTTTCGCTTGGCGCTCAAAAA CGTTGGCAGACCAATGTAGCAGCCTCGGAGATCAGGGAGGATCCCGAGTGGCTGGAGGCCAAGCCCTTTGAAGAAATTCCGCGGGTCAATACGCTATCCTTAATTATGAAAACTGCTCTACCTGGTGGAAAATACAAGAATATCGATTTAATGGACATGTTCGAGGGCTTGCGACAGGACCATGGCGATATTTTCCTAATGCCAGGCGTAATGGGTTCTCCGACATTTGTCATGACCAGCAATCCAACGGACTTTGAGATTGTTTTCCGCAATGAGGGAATTTGGCCTCACCGTCCTGGCAGTGATTCCCTGAGGTACCACagagaagaaaaaagaaaggatTTCTATCAGGGTGTTTCGGGGCTCATCCCCAGCCAAGGAAAGGCCTGGGGGGACTTTCGATCTGTGGTAAACCCCGTCCTAATGCAACCCAAAAACGTGCGGCTCTACTACAAGAAGATGTCGCAGGTCAATAGGGAGTTTGTAGAACG CATTAAAGAACTCAGAGACCCCGAAACATTGGAGGCtccagatgactttataaaCACCATCAACCGTTGGACTTTGGAGTCCGTTTCGGTTGTGGCTTTGGACAAACAACTAGGCTTGCTAAAGGATTCAAGAAGTAACGTAGAGGCCCTTAGGCTATTTGAATACCTCGAGGAATTTTTCGTGGTGGCGGCGGATCTTGAAATGAAGCCCTCTCCTTGGCGTTACATTACAACTCCCAAGCTAAAAAGAGTCATTAGAGCTCTGGATGGAATCCAGGAGGTAACGCTGGCCTACATTGAAGAAGCTATTGACCGTTTGGATAAGGAGGCGAAGCAAGGCATCGTGCGGCCAGAGAATGAGCAGAGTGTCCTGGAGAAACTCCTCAAAATGGATAAGAAGGTGGCCACTATCATGGCAATGGACATGCTTATGGCTGGCGTCGATACC ACTTCCAGCACCTTTACAGCTCTATTATTCTGCCTCACCGAGAATCCTGAAAAGCAAGAAAAGCTGCGGGAGGAGGTAATGAAGGTTCTGCCTGAAAAGGACTCTGAATTTACGGAGGCTTCCATGAAAAACACTCCCTATCTGCGAGCCTGCATCAAGGAGTCCATGCGAATTCGACCTCTGGTCTTCGGGAACGGACGTGCCCTCACCAAGGACACTGTCCTTAGTGGCTACAAAGTTCCAGCTGGAACTCTGGTAACCATCTTATCCCTGAACTCTTACACGAAAAATGAATACTTTCCACAAGCTTCCGAGTTTCTTCCTGAACGCTGGCTACGGAGCCCCAAGGATTCAGAGTCACAATGTCCAGCAAATAGCCTGAAAGCCACGCATCCTTTTGTCTTCCTTCCCTTTGGATTTGGTCCTAGAATGTGCGTAGGAAAACGCATTGTGGATATGGAACTGGAACTGGGACTGGCCAGAATCATACGAAACTTTAAGGTGGAATTTAATTATTCCACAGAGAACGCTTTTAAATCGGCATTGATTAAATTACCCAACATACCTTTGAAGTTTAAGTTTACAGATTTGcctaattaa
- the LOC108121635 gene encoding probable cytochrome P450 12a4, mitochondrial has protein sequence MLKVRSGISLIRSQPATLTLATQTRWQTNAAVAEPREDSEWQNAKPFKDIPRVNMVALIAKMSLPGGKYKNMDFLQMFEAMRKDYGNLYFMPGVMGNPSFLSTHNPKDFETVFRNEGVWPHRPGNESLLYHREEVRKDFYQGVMGVLPTHGKAWGDFRSIVNPVLMQPKNVRLYYKKMSQVNREFVQRIKELRDPETLEAPDDFIDTINRWTLESVSVVALDKQLGLLKNSGSENNSQAVKLFEYLDDFFVYAADLEMKPTPWRYFTTPTLKKVLNALDGIQDITLAYVGEAILRLEQEANEGIVRPESEQSVLEKLLKKDKKVATVMAMDMLMAGVDTTSSTFTALMLCLAKNPEKQEKLREEIMKILPEKDSEFTEASMKNMPYLRACIKESQRVSPLIVGNARVLEKDAVLSGYQVPAGTYVTISPISSLSSDEYFPQASEFLPERWLRSSAMDSESKCPANDLKSKNPFVFLPFGFGPRMCVGRRIVDMELELGTARLIRNFQIEFNYSTENAFRPALINLPNIPLKFKFTDLPK, from the exons ATGTTGAAAGTGCGCAGTGGAATATCTCTGATTCGTTCGCAACCAGCGACCCTCACGCTGGCCACTCAAACG CGATGGCAAACAAATGCAGCTGTAGCTGAGCCTAGAGAGGATTCCGAGTGGCAGAATGCCAAGCCCTTTAAGGATATACCTCGCGTCAATATGGTCGCTTTGATAGCGAAAATGTCGCTCCCCGGTGGAAAGTACAAGAACATGGATTTCCTGCAAATGTTCGAGGCTATGCGTAAGGACTATGGAAACCTATACTTTATGCCAGGCGTTATGGGCAATCCGTCGTTCCTCTCCACCCACAACCCGAAGGACTTTGAGACGGTCTTCCGGAATGAAGGCGTCTGGCCCCATCGTCCTGGCAACGAGTCACTTCTGTATCATCGGGAGGAAGTCAGGAAGGATTTCTACCAGGGTGTCATGGGTGTCCTTCCCACACACGGCAAAGCCTGGGGGGACTTTCGATCTATCGTTAACCCCGTCCTAATGCAACCCAAGAATGTGAGGCTGTACTACAAAAAGATGTCTCAGGTCAACAGGGAGTTCGTGCAACG TATCAAAGAACTCAGAGATCCTGAAACCTTGGAGGCTCCAGACGATTTCATAGACACCATTAACCGTTGGACCTTGGAGTCTGTTTCTGTGGTGGCGTTGGACAAGCAGCTGGGATTGCTCAAGAACTCTGGAAGCGAAAATAACAGCCAAGCTGTCAAGCTCTTCGAGTATCTGGATGACTTTTTCGTCTACGCCGCAGATCTGGAGATGAAGCCCACTCCATGGAGGTACTTTACCACTCCCACTCTGAAGAAagtattgaatgccctggatGGTATCCAGGATATTACGTTGGCCTATGTAGGGGAGGCTATCCTTCGATTGGAGCAGGAGGCTAATGAGGGAATCGTGCGACCGGAGAGCGAGCAGAGTGTTCTCGAAAAACTTTTGAAGAAGGACAAGAAGGTGGCCACTGTTATGGCTATGGATATGCTCATGGCTGGTGTGGATACG ACTTCGAGTACGTTTACAGCCCTGATGTTGTGTCTGGCAAAGAATCCGGAAAAGCAGGAAAAGCTACGCGAGGAAATAATGAAGATTCTGCCCGAAAAGGACTCCGAGTTTACCGAGGCTTCTATGAAGAACATGCCCTACCTGCGAGCCTGCATCAAGGAATCCCAGCGTGTTAGTCCCCTGATTGTGGGAAATGCCCGTGTCCTTGAAAAAGATGCCGTTCTCAGTGGCTATCAAGTTCCAGCCGGAACGTATGTAACTATTTCCCCGATCAGCTCCCTCTCCAGCGACGAGTACTTCCCCCAGGCTTCCGAGTTCCTGCCCGAGCGCTGGCTGCGAAGTTCTGCGATGGATTCGGAGTCCAAGTGCCCAGCCAATGACCTGAAGTCGAAAAATCCCTTTGTATTCCTGCCCTTCGGCTTTGGCCCAAGGATGTGCGTCGGCAGACGTATTGTGGACATGGAACTGGAGTTGGGAACGGCTCGCCTCATCCGCAACTTCCAGATAGAGTTCAATTATTCCACCGAGAACGCCTTCCGTCCGGCACTGATTAACTTGCCCAACATACCGCTTAAATTTAAGTTCACCGACTTGCCCAAGTAA